The sequence below is a genomic window from Microcebus murinus isolate Inina chromosome 4, M.murinus_Inina_mat1.0, whole genome shotgun sequence.
tttaattcacattttttacacaagcagatttatttttaagagctttATATCAGTACTACAAATGCAAAATCAGTATAGTTCACAATAAATAGAAGTtagttaaaaatttattaataaattctagCTAGATACTATTGTTCATAGAAGGCTTCACTCTGAGGGGTATTAGAAAGCATTCTAGTGGCATGGAAAACACATTCTCACCAGACTAGACTGTATCTTTGTAATCACAAGGATTGAAAGAGATTGAAGGAGAATGACACGACTTTCCCACAAGGTGATAAATGTTACGTAGTGCTATTTCTGTGCAACATCAAAAAAATCCTCTCTCTTACTTTACCCAGAATAGTATAACACCATCTAGTTTTTTCCATGTGAGCTCAGAAACTAGTCATCATAGCAGAAAAGCTGTTAAAATATTGATCTCCAAGAAAGTAGATCATATCTGTTCTCTTTTTATCTAGCCAAATTAATAAACTTGATTATGTTTCCAGGTTAAAGAGGAAATGATGGACAATAGGACCAATTCTGATCTGCAAGACAAACTTCCTGTCTTCTCTGATCCTGCCCACTTGCCGCTGACCAGGTCCTTCTATCTGGACCCCATGGTCACTTTCCACCTGTACCCGGAGGCCCCTGTGCCCTCCCCTTACTCTGAAGAGCTGCCATTGCTGCCTTTTCCCAGTGACTCCCTGATTATGGACAATTTCGGTGAACCCTGCCCCATCTCTTTCCCAATACCTTATCCAAATTACAGAAGGTGTGAATACTCCTATGGGCCGGCCTTTATCCGGAAAAGGAACGAGCGGGAAAGGCAGCGGGTAAAGTGTGTCAACGAAGGCTATGCCCAGCTCCGACATCATCTGCCAGAGGAGTATTTGGAGAAACGACTCAGCAAAGTGGAAACCCTTAGAGCTGCAATCAAGTACATCAACTACCTGCAGTCTCTTCTGTACCCTGATAAAGCTGAGACCGAGAATAACCCTGGAAAAGGTTCCTCCATAATGGCAACCACCAGCCACCACCCTGACCGTATTTTTAGAATCATTTGAGTCAGTATTTCAAAACggaaacaaattttaattatacaaaGTGGGGTCTCTTACAGCATCATTCAGTAGTTTTTCCTAAATGTAATTTCTGTGTAGGGAGAAAATAGCTCAAATCTGTGCTGGATTTTTCTTACCTGGGTCTCAGAGGTACTAAACATTATTTTCTGTGAATTGTGTAGACACTTTGCTCATTTCTTTCAAGAACTCTAGGGGTGCAGGAGTCCCCAGGGCTCTCTGTACCTCTCACCCTGCCCTCTCACACTTGCCTGGGTCTCAGTTGGAGACGCTCTCACAAAACCATGTGAAGTACAAGTAATGACTACTCAATGCTTGTCCTGCACTTTGCAGAGATTTCCTGCTAAGCAGTCACAATGAACCTCCCTTAATTTGTCAAAGTTtggtgatttttatcttttggggGTTGATAAGAAATCATGATGGGAAAGTGTCTCAGGGCTAAAGCAAAACTATTATAGTTTAAAAACCttgttatttgaaattatttcagattCATCTTTTTTCCTGCACACAGACTTCCTCAGGCAGCTTAGTGTAGGGTGTAAGAAGACAGGCTCTGGAATCAAATTGCCTCGATTTGAAGAATAACTCTGCTACCTCCTCTGTCTTGGTTCTTCTACACAAAACTAGAGTAATAACAACAACTCCCATGTGTTTATTATGAGGAttaacagtgcctgacacataagtACTCATAACCACtgtctattattattatcatcttgtTTTGTCCATAGCATCGACATTCTCCAGGTTCTCTAGGTCAGAAAACTTGCAGCTGCCAGGTCTTTCTGTGACCCCTGGGAAGGGCAGTCCCTGCCCCATATCTTGGAGTCTGCCTTCCAAACGTCTCTATTTCTTCCCCATGGCTAGCTTcagctcctccttctcccttATGCAGGCCCCACCTGTCTGCAAGCCCAGGTGGACTCCCTCACACTGTCACACTCACTTGCACTTTCAGGTCTCTGTGAAGTCTTCCCTAACTTCCCACCCCAGCCGTtacttgttcctttttcttttttcggTACATATTTCTCTTGCAGTTCCCATCCTGTTATCTTTATACACGTTCCACATCCATCTCTACCTTCTTCAGGAGACTGCAAGCTTCTTGAAGATTATTCACTCAGTCTTATTCATCCTATATTCCTAGTACCCAGCAAAGAGCCTTGAATCAGGCAGGTGTCAGTAAGTACTTGTTGTTACCATTTTCCTCTTCCAATCTGTCACCTGTATCAGGGTCATTATTAACAGTCTCATCACTGGCCTCCTGATCTCTGTTCTCAACTGGCTCCACCTTCACTTTGATGctttttcttaaagcatttcATATCACTTTGTTTCTCAAACTGCCTGATGACTTTTTGACTACCATGCTGTTTAAATTTATCAGCTTGGTTTTAAAGCTCCCTACGATCTGTCCCTATCCCAAATATTCACACCTTACTTTTCCCAGGACACCCATtcctctcaaaaagaaaatcagtcTTGCAAATGCACCTTCTCTCTTTACTCTTGCTTCCTACTCAAACTGGAATGTTCTCATTTTCCCCTCCACCATTGAAATCCCACTGCCTTATTCAGGAATTCTTCTCTCACTGCCAGAGACTTCACTGGACTTTCTTAGACTCTAACTTTATGTGCCAAGTAATTTGGCATTTAGATATTTGGTCCTGGGCAACAGTAATTCTCCTGACTACAAAGCTATCCTCTGTGAGGGCAACCATCAGTTAGGATGCTTTTGGTTGCAAGTCAGAGAAAACTCAATCCAAATTGGCATAATCAATAAAGGGAATGTTTTGGCTCATATAAATTAGTGCATATAGTAGTAGGGCATATAGTAGTAGTTGGACAGGACTCAATACTGTCCCCAATAACCCATTTTCTTTAGGTATATCTTCTCTGTCCCTGGGAATAGCTTCAGTGTTCCAAAAAGGTTGTCCAAAGCTCTCAGAACTATATGCTTTCTTATTTATGCAcatagggagaaagagaaagtctATATCTCAGGATTCCCAACAAAAAGGAGATTGGTTCTGATTGGAGAGGCTCAGGAACATGCCCCTGCCTAACCAATCCCTGTGGCCAGGGAGATGGCATGGGCAGATTGACACACGTTCCGCTCCTGGAGCTGGGTACATTAGCCTCTCTATCCACATGGCTATGCAAACAGAGACAGGAACTGGTGAAAGGGAGGGGTGGATGTAGGGGGACACCCACAAAAGTGCCTGCATACTTTTCTGCTATTTGCCACTGAACACACTACCAGGCACACAACCACTACACCATGACTGTTAGAAGCCTCAAAAACACTAGCCTCCTCCTATGAGTATTTCAATAAGAGCAGAATCTAGGCTTCTGTTCCTTTGGTCACCAGTGTCCAATCCTCCTCCCTCCAAATGGTCAGAACACCTCTTCTTCTCAGTAGAGTCCTGTCTGTTACAGACAAATATGCCCACAGCTTTGGTTATTTAAACTATAGACAAATTCTATCTTGGAGACCCAGGCCTGTCAGTGGCTCCCCCACGCATCCTGGCTCCCCCACGCATACTCATGTCTGCACAGGGTGCAGGCAGGTTAACAGCCCCAGTCTGTGTAGGGCTCAGCTCCCTCCCTTACAGGGCTCCCCTGGGATCCAAGAGGGCTTCCCACCTAGGCTGACTCTTCTGGCAGCCTGAGCTTGGGGGAATTGTGGTTACCTGggcctttctctcccctctccctcctccctctctactccctccctgccttcccccacCAGGCCTCCCAAGACTTTCTGCCACCTCTCTGCACATGCTCAGTGCGCTCACTAGCCATAGAGTTCCCGCGTCCCTGGCAACCTGCTTGGCAACCAAGAATCAGTTGGGCTAAGCCCCTGAGCCCCAACTGTCAGAAGAGACCTAAGTCTGAGGTGGAGGCCGGGAATTTGGGGCTGTGGGTAAGTCCTTTTGGGGTCACACCTGTGGACTTGGGCAGGGGCAGACCCTAACAGGGCTCTGGTGGGTTGGGGCAGTAGAGTTTGATCTTGGGCCCTGGGTGGCAGCTGTTGCCTCTGAATAGGCCTACGGAGATGATAGCCCTGAGATCTCAGCTCATCTGGGGCCAGAATTAGTCACATAGATGACCAGGTTAGAAGAGGAGTATGTGGCTTTGGTTAGGGGTCAGTTTGTCATCAAAGGGAAAAGTGATTTTATCTTCAGAGAGGAGAATGTTAGCC
It includes:
- the ASCL3 gene encoding achaete-scute homolog 3, which encodes MMDNRTNSDLQDKLPVFSDPAHLPLTRSFYLDPMVTFHLYPEAPVPSPYSEELPLLPFPSDSLIMDNFGEPCPISFPIPYPNYRRCEYSYGPAFIRKRNERERQRVKCVNEGYAQLRHHLPEEYLEKRLSKVETLRAAIKYINYLQSLLYPDKAETENNPGKGSSIMATTSHHPDRIFRII